Proteins from a single region of Apium graveolens cultivar Ventura chromosome 7, ASM990537v1, whole genome shotgun sequence:
- the LOC141673206 gene encoding protein FAR1-RELATED SEQUENCE 5-like, which translates to MKHCGRKQCFNAGLDFRNETLRDVAMHRKYCALCNVSLLVVGLGVCTVPQCFIAMAAMKHCDRAFNAHTYLKISSSDHNDFNYVTPHTKKRVYRKIFNDDEVIDVDSIEDKVNDPGKRKTHSDDDVGFGWKNHDVHGDSDDSNDSFNGDDDDKINDENFIGNMNDVVPCVGMMFDSLDEAESFYRGYGRSIGFEIIIRSSHKHSRNGGISSRLYICRKGGRLGPKSLKVEDRAKGKRPRDVIPRTCCRARMCVTHKVSSNKWEVTKVNLEHNHAMVTSDKVNFMQKSRNIDPFTRSLIELFNKSGIETPKVMNLLSETCGGIEKIGFSAQDVRNVIRDIRRRVLDSGDAECGLVLLRDLQKQSDGNFFYRVDVDEENRVRGLVWVDPRSLNAYKNFGDVVTFDSTYRTNRYDMPFIAITGVNHHYQNILFGFALIRDEKETTYRWVLKTWLEAVDNKPPIIIITDEDIALSNDIFEVMPNTNHTYCTWHISSKFPEKLSTLYTQYSEFKTDFNACIYKSLSPTEFEGRWEDLKEKYDLENHNWLNDMYAIRRHWVFAFTKQHFAAGMTTTSRSESMNSFFDEYVKASTGLKEFIENSQKALESQYLREVQANFDTEYKERRLFSNSSMEIHAFKI; encoded by the exons atgaaacattgcgggaGGAAGCAATGTTTCAATGCGGGTCTTGACTTCCGTAATGAAACATTGCGGGATGTCGCCATGCACAGGAAATATTGCGCACTCTGCAATGTTTCATTGTTGG TTGTTGGCTTAGGGGTTTGTACAgtgccgcaatgtttcattgcgatggccgcaatgaaacattgcgacCGTGCATTTAATGCACACACCTACCTTAAAAT TTCATCTAGTGATCATAAcgattttaattatgttaccccCCACACAAAAAAGAGGGTTTATCGTAAAATCTTTAATGATGATGAAGTAATAGATGTTGATAGTATTGAAGATAAAGTTAATGATCCGGGGAAGCGAAAAACGCATAGTGATGATGATGTTGGTTTCGGTTGGAAGAATCACGATGTTCACGGTGATTCTGATGATAGTAATGATTCTTTTAATGGCGATGATGATGATAAAATTAATGATGAAAATTTTATTGGAAATATGAATGATGTAGTTCCTTGTGTTGGTATGATGTTTGATTCGTTGGATGAAGCAGAAAGTTTTTATCGAGGTTATGGTCGAAGTATAGGGTTCGAGATAATTATTCGAAGTAGTCATAAGCATTCAAGAAATGGTGGTATATCGTCACGTTTGTATATATGTCGAAAGGGTGGAAGATTGGGCCCAAAATCCTTGAAAGTTGAAGATAGGGCTAAAGGGAAACGACCTCGAGATGTTATTCCTCGAACTTGTTGTCGTGCTCGTATGTGTGTTACCCACAAAGTAAGCTCAAACAAATGGGAAGTAACCAAGGTCAACCTAGAGCACAATCATGCTATGGTTACATCGGATAAGGTAAATTTCATGCAAAAATCACGCAACATAGATCCGTTTACCCGATCTTTGATTGAGTTATTCAACAAATCGGGTATCGAGACCCCGAAAGTGATGAATTTACTTAGTGAGACGTGTGGTGGTATTGAAAAAATTGGTTTTTCTGCTCAAGATGTACGAAATGTAATACGTGACATTCGAAGACGGGTTTTGGATTCCGGTGATGCGGAGTGTGGATTGGTTTTGTTACGAGACTTGCAAAAACAAAGTGATGGCAATTTTTTCTACCGAGTGGATGTGGATGAGGAGAATCGGGTTAGGGGTTTGGTGTGGGTTGATCCTCGTTCGCTTAACGCGTACAAGAATTttggagatgtggtgactttcgACTCGACATATCGGACTAATAGGTATGACATGCCTTTTATTGCAATTACGGGAGTGAATCACCACTACCAAAATATTTTGTTTGGATTTGCACTTATAAGGGACGAGAAAGAGACTACTTATAGATGGGTTTTGAAGACTTGGTTGGAAGCGGTCGATAACAAGCCACCTATTATCATTATTACGGATGAAGACATCGCTTTAAGTAATGACATTTTCGAGGTTATGCCTAACACCAACCATACCTATTGTACGTGGCATATTAGTAGCAAGTTTCCCGAGAAACTATCTACTTTGTATACTCAATACTCGGAGTTCAAGACGGATTTTAATGCATGTATCTACAAGTCATTGTCACCAACGGAATTTGAAGGTAGGTGGGAGGACTTGAAagagaaatatgatcttgaaaatCACAATTGGCTAAATGATATGTATGCAATTAGACGACATTGGGTTTTTGCTTTCACGAAACAACATTTTGCCGCCGGTATGACTACCACCTCAAGGAGCGAGTCTATGAATTCATTTTTTGATGAGTATGTGAAAGCGTCGACCGGTTtgaaagaattcattgagaattCACAAAAAGCTTTGGAGTCACAATATTTACGGGAGGTTCAAGCCAATTTTGACACCGAGTACAAGGAAAGGAGACTATTCTCTAACTCGTCAATGGAGATACATGCCTTCAAGATATAA